One window of Salegentibacter sp. Hel_I_6 genomic DNA carries:
- a CDS encoding glyceraldehyde-3-phosphate dehydrogenase → MSFNKVYEKELAFQANRRKATVEFINIISDLWYDKSIELVLFRNQLLNRNVSDILNLHEYAGEFVEKPISIFDSVEIAKAIQDMDLPPAKLDIGKLTYEYHLEDQGHLNAMAFVSDKLKDAKKYDKVVPKDVVLYGFGRIGRLVARELMARTGKGSQLRLRAIVTRGAVDRTVLEKRASLLKNDSVHGDFSGTVAIDEANSALIINGTTVKIISADKPEDIDYTKFGINKALIIDNTGAFRDKEALSRHLKAKGAAKVLLSAPGKGIPNIVHGVNHKEHNPDKISIFSAASCTTNAITPVLKAVQDTLGVVHGHLETIHAYTNDQNLVDNMHSKYRRGRAAALNMVITETGAGKAVAKALPVFEGKLTSNAIRVPVPNGSLAILNLEIEGETTVEGVNNILKKYALQGELVEQIKYSLDNELVSSDIVGSNAPSIYDSKATIVSADGKNVILYIWYDNEYGYSHQLIRLAKYIAKVRRFTYY, encoded by the coding sequence ATGAGCTTTAACAAAGTTTACGAAAAGGAACTTGCTTTTCAGGCAAATCGGCGCAAAGCGACCGTAGAATTTATCAATATTATCAGTGATCTCTGGTACGATAAATCAATTGAATTGGTCTTATTCAGAAACCAATTGCTTAATCGAAATGTGAGCGATATTTTAAATCTTCACGAATATGCAGGGGAATTTGTAGAAAAACCTATTTCAATATTTGATTCGGTAGAAATTGCGAAAGCAATTCAGGATATGGATTTGCCACCTGCAAAACTTGACATTGGGAAATTAACCTACGAATATCATTTAGAAGATCAAGGTCATTTAAACGCCATGGCTTTTGTTTCTGATAAATTAAAAGATGCAAAAAAATATGATAAAGTGGTCCCTAAAGACGTTGTGCTCTACGGTTTTGGGCGTATTGGTCGTTTAGTGGCTAGAGAATTAATGGCCAGAACCGGCAAGGGCAGTCAGTTGCGGTTGCGAGCTATTGTCACTCGTGGTGCGGTAGATAGAACGGTATTGGAAAAACGTGCGTCTTTATTAAAAAATGATTCAGTTCACGGTGATTTTTCAGGAACTGTTGCTATAGACGAAGCGAATAGTGCACTTATTATAAATGGCACTACTGTAAAGATAATTTCTGCAGACAAACCAGAAGATATTGATTATACAAAATTCGGAATTAATAAAGCCTTAATTATCGATAACACTGGTGCTTTTAGAGACAAAGAAGCACTAAGCAGGCATTTGAAAGCAAAAGGTGCTGCAAAGGTTTTACTTTCAGCTCCTGGGAAAGGCATTCCAAATATTGTTCACGGTGTAAACCATAAAGAACATAACCCCGATAAGATTTCTATATTTTCGGCAGCTTCTTGTACCACAAATGCTATAACCCCGGTTTTAAAAGCAGTTCAGGATACACTTGGCGTGGTGCACGGGCATTTAGAAACTATTCACGCCTACACCAACGACCAGAATCTAGTAGATAACATGCACAGCAAATACCGAAGAGGTCGTGCTGCTGCCCTAAATATGGTAATTACTGAAACCGGTGCTGGTAAAGCAGTTGCTAAAGCTTTACCTGTATTTGAAGGAAAACTTACTTCTAATGCAATTAGGGTTCCCGTGCCAAACGGTTCACTAGCTATTTTAAATCTTGAAATTGAAGGTGAAACTACGGTTGAGGGCGTAAATAATATTTTAAAGAAATACGCACTACAAGGTGAACTGGTAGAGCAAATTAAATATTCCCTGGATAATGAATTGGTTTCATCTGACATTGTAGGGTCTAACGCCCCGTCAATTTATGATAGTAAAGCAACCATAGTCTCGGCAGATGGGAAAAATGTAATCCTTTATATTTGGTATGATAACGAATATGGTTACAGTCATCAATTAATAAGACTGGCAAAATATATCGCTAAGGTGAGAAGATTTACTTATTATTAG
- a CDS encoding S1C family serine protease, translating to MKDLSKLLFVSILGGALTLGSYKMFFEAETLEELPPVSNSAAKVIPANYSGNIYGTNADFTEAAENTVNGVVHVKNVAVFRGPRTMRDFIYGNNSGGKALQGAGSGVIISPDGYIVTNNHVIREANEVEVTLNNNKTYTAEIIGTDETADIALLKIEAENLDYIPFGDSNNVKLGEWVLAVGNPFNLKSTVTAGIISATARDLNMYDATPQSFIQTDAAINPGNSGGALVNINGELVGINTAITSQTGSYVGYAFAVPSNNTRKIVEDIMEYGNVQKGILGIKGTGINARIIEEFGLKTSQGVLVAEVTNGSGAEKAGLKEGDIIRKLDNVAINKFSDLTGYINSKRPNDEIEVTFLRDGREKQVNVTLSKFETYAIESIKIEVSNASKEELQALDAENGVKIYRTLSPELPSEELVGIVITAIDNKKVYNVQDVERIIRKKNPSESIIISIIDKNGEKQRMVWR from the coding sequence ATGAAAGATTTATCAAAATTACTGTTCGTTTCTATACTGGGAGGCGCACTCACCTTAGGAAGCTATAAAATGTTTTTTGAAGCTGAAACGTTAGAGGAATTACCACCGGTCTCCAATAGCGCCGCAAAGGTAATTCCGGCAAATTACTCAGGTAATATTTATGGCACAAATGCCGATTTTACAGAAGCAGCTGAAAATACGGTAAACGGAGTTGTGCACGTGAAAAATGTAGCCGTTTTTAGAGGTCCCAGAACCATGAGAGATTTTATTTACGGAAATAACAGCGGCGGAAAAGCCCTTCAGGGTGCAGGCTCTGGAGTTATTATTTCTCCCGATGGCTATATAGTAACCAACAACCATGTGATTAGAGAAGCTAATGAGGTAGAAGTTACCTTAAACAATAACAAAACTTACACTGCAGAAATTATAGGCACCGATGAAACTGCAGATATTGCTTTATTAAAAATTGAAGCTGAAAATTTAGATTATATTCCCTTTGGAGATTCTAATAATGTAAAACTAGGGGAATGGGTTTTAGCAGTTGGAAATCCTTTTAATTTAAAATCTACCGTAACCGCAGGAATTATTAGTGCTACTGCCAGAGATTTAAATATGTATGATGCAACGCCACAGTCTTTTATTCAAACAGATGCCGCAATAAATCCCGGAAACAGCGGTGGTGCGCTGGTAAATATAAACGGAGAGTTAGTAGGAATTAATACTGCTATTACTTCACAAACCGGAAGTTACGTAGGTTACGCTTTTGCCGTTCCTTCTAATAATACCAGAAAGATCGTGGAAGATATTATGGAATATGGTAATGTTCAAAAAGGAATTTTAGGTATTAAAGGCACCGGGATTAACGCTCGTATTATCGAGGAATTTGGACTAAAAACATCCCAGGGAGTGTTAGTTGCTGAGGTTACCAACGGAAGCGGAGCTGAAAAAGCTGGTTTAAAAGAAGGAGATATTATTAGAAAATTAGATAATGTAGCTATTAATAAATTTTCTGACCTAACCGGTTATATAAATTCAAAGCGACCTAATGATGAAATTGAAGTTACTTTTCTTAGAGACGGTAGGGAAAAACAAGTTAATGTAACGCTTTCTAAGTTTGAAACCTACGCTATAGAATCAATAAAAATTGAAGTTTCAAATGCCAGCAAAGAAGAATTACAAGCCTTGGATGCTGAAAATGGGGTGAAAATTTATCGAACCCTATCCCCTGAATTACCATCTGAAGAACTAGTAGGAATTGTAATTACCGCAATAGATAATAAGAAAGTCTACAATGTACAGGATGTAGAACGCATTATTAGAAAAAAGAATCCTTCAGAATCTATCATCATTAGTATTATAGATAAAAATGGCGAAAAACAACGCATGGTATGGCGTTAA
- the dapF gene encoding diaminopimelate epimerase: protein MKIPFYKYQGTGNDFVMIDNREKLISKNNTRLIKRLCDRKFGIGGDGLILLENPEIEGDDFKMVYFNADGNESSMCGNGGRCLVAFAKFLGIIENNASFTAIDGPHKASISEHEVSLQMQDLSEIKQLGNSAFLDTGSPHHVIFTKNVADLDVKKEGAVIRYSNDYVANGGTNVNFVDMQEDNTFLVRTYERGVEDETLSCGTGVTAVALAAHASGKATANTIKLIVPGGELSVSFKKENETYTDVWLTGPAEQVFKGEIVCLV from the coding sequence ATGAAAATTCCATTTTATAAATATCAGGGTACCGGTAACGATTTTGTGATGATTGATAACCGCGAAAAATTAATATCCAAAAATAATACCAGATTGATCAAAAGATTATGTGACCGTAAATTTGGGATTGGTGGTGATGGATTAATACTTTTAGAAAATCCTGAAATTGAAGGAGACGATTTTAAAATGGTTTATTTTAATGCTGATGGTAATGAAAGTAGCATGTGCGGTAATGGCGGGCGCTGTCTTGTAGCTTTTGCTAAATTTCTGGGAATTATAGAAAATAATGCAAGTTTTACCGCGATAGATGGACCTCATAAGGCAAGTATAAGTGAGCACGAAGTAAGTTTACAAATGCAGGATCTTTCTGAAATAAAGCAATTAGGGAATAGTGCCTTTTTGGATACTGGATCGCCACATCACGTTATTTTCACTAAGAATGTTGCCGATTTGGATGTGAAAAAAGAAGGGGCGGTAATTAGATATTCAAATGATTATGTTGCAAATGGAGGCACCAACGTAAATTTTGTTGATATGCAGGAAGATAATACTTTCCTGGTGAGAACTTACGAAAGAGGAGTGGAAGACGAAACACTTTCCTGTGGTACAGGGGTGACAGCAGTTGCTTTAGCGGCACACGCCTCTGGAAAAGCCACAGCTAATACTATTAAACTCATTGTTCCTGGTGGAGAATTGTCAGTTTCATTTAAAAAGGAAAATGAAACCTATACTGATGTTTGGTTAACGGGACCGGCAGAACAGGTTTTTAAAGGCGAAATAGTATGTTTAGTTTAA
- a CDS encoding GNAT family N-acetyltransferase: protein MFSLKGDKVYLRALEPEDLDFVHTVENTEDFWEISATQTPYSRFMIKQYLENAHRDIYDIKQLRLVICDLKNREVGLIDIFDFEPKDRRAAIGILIAEASERGKGFGAEALKLVSDYCFKHLAMHQVYANITSGNETSLKLFENQGFQKVGVKKDWTYSGGQFKDEILYQLISK, encoded by the coding sequence ATGTTTAGTTTAAAAGGCGATAAGGTTTACCTGAGAGCCCTGGAACCTGAGGATCTGGATTTTGTTCACACCGTGGAAAATACCGAAGATTTTTGGGAAATTAGCGCTACTCAAACACCCTATTCCCGGTTTATGATTAAGCAATATCTTGAAAATGCACATCGTGATATTTACGATATTAAACAGTTGCGTTTGGTGATATGTGACCTTAAGAATAGGGAAGTAGGTCTCATAGATATCTTTGATTTTGAACCTAAAGATAGAAGAGCTGCCATTGGTATTCTAATAGCCGAAGCTTCTGAACGTGGAAAGGGATTTGGTGCAGAAGCTCTTAAACTTGTTAGTGATTATTGTTTTAAGCATCTTGCCATGCACCAGGTTTATGCGAATATTACCTCCGGCAATGAAACCAGCCTAAAGCTTTTTGAAAATCAGGGTTTTCAAAAAGTGGGCGTAAAAAAGGATTGGACATACTCAGGGGGCCAGTTCAAAGACGAAATTCTATATCAATTGATCAGTAAATAA
- the mltG gene encoding endolytic transglycosylase MltG — MYFKKIFLAIAILGLIGLSIFSYYIYTSIFSANTSFSEKEKLVYVPTGANYQTVIDSLQPYIDDMESFDLVARKKGYASNIKAGRYSLKSGMNNNELVNALRRGNVPVKLTFNNQERLENLAGRIAVQIEADSTALIEAFKDEDFLAENDFTEAEALAMYIPNQYEFYWNTSAEEFRSKMKREYERFWTEEKIQKAEKIGLNPKEVSTIASIVHKETAKVDERPKVAGVYMNRYKNGWKLDADPTVIYAVKHETQKWDTIIKRVLYKDLELDSPYNTYKYKELPPGPIFMPDISAINAVLNYEDHKYFYFVADVQNFGYHKFAETLAQHNRNKQEYVRWINKQGVKR; from the coding sequence ATGTACTTTAAAAAAATATTTTTGGCTATTGCCATTCTTGGCCTTATAGGTCTTTCCATTTTTAGTTATTATATCTACACCAGCATTTTCTCAGCAAACACAAGCTTCTCAGAAAAGGAGAAATTGGTTTATGTACCTACAGGAGCAAATTACCAAACTGTTATTGATAGCCTTCAGCCTTATATTGATGATATGGAATCTTTTGATTTGGTTGCCAGAAAGAAAGGATATGCTTCAAATATTAAGGCGGGTAGATATAGCTTAAAGTCAGGGATGAATAATAATGAATTAGTGAATGCTTTACGCCGCGGGAATGTTCCGGTTAAGTTAACTTTTAATAATCAAGAGCGTTTAGAAAATCTAGCCGGAAGAATCGCCGTGCAAATTGAAGCTGATAGTACTGCCTTAATAGAAGCATTTAAAGATGAAGATTTTTTAGCGGAAAACGATTTTACTGAAGCTGAAGCTTTGGCGATGTATATTCCTAATCAATATGAATTTTACTGGAATACGTCTGCTGAAGAATTTAGAAGTAAAATGAAGCGGGAGTATGAACGTTTTTGGACCGAAGAAAAGATTCAAAAGGCTGAAAAAATAGGGCTTAATCCTAAAGAAGTTTCAACCATAGCGTCTATTGTGCATAAGGAAACAGCAAAAGTAGATGAGCGTCCCAAGGTTGCCGGTGTTTATATGAACCGCTATAAAAATGGCTGGAAACTGGATGCAGATCCTACAGTTATTTATGCGGTAAAACACGAAACTCAAAAATGGGACACCATTATAAAAAGAGTACTGTATAAAGATCTTGAATTAGATTCTCCTTATAATACTTATAAATACAAAGAATTGCCTCCTGGCCCTATTTTTATGCCAGACATATCTGCAATAAATGCGGTTTTAAATTACGAAGATCATAAATACTTCTATTTCGTAGCAGATGTTCAAAATTTCGGTTATCATAAATTCGCGGAAACTTTAGCGCAGCATAATCGAAATAAGCAGGAATATGTGCGTTGGATTAACAAGCAGGGCGTAAAAAGATAA
- a CDS encoding SAM-dependent methyltransferase, with translation MSDFKYSGKLYLIPTTMGAANPMQVLPIQVKEIMETLDIYIAENEKTARRHIKKLLPEKQQSLLQFFHLNKFTETSEIPSFLNDCKEGKNIGLLSEAGCPGVADPGAEIVKIAHNEGIQVIPLVGPSSILLAMMGSGMNGQRFTFNGYLPIDKKERKKEIKDLERLSLEKQEAQIFIETPYRNNKLLEDFLQLLHPSTRLSVACDLTLPTEYIVTKPVSDWSKTKTDLHKRPAIFIFQKEI, from the coding sequence ATGTCAGATTTCAAATATTCCGGAAAACTTTATTTAATCCCCACTACTATGGGAGCTGCAAACCCAATGCAGGTTTTACCTATACAGGTAAAAGAAATTATGGAAACTTTGGATATTTATATCGCTGAAAATGAAAAAACAGCACGACGACATATAAAAAAACTGTTACCGGAGAAACAGCAATCTCTACTTCAATTTTTTCATCTTAATAAATTCACTGAAACTTCAGAAATTCCTTCATTTTTAAACGATTGTAAAGAAGGAAAGAATATAGGCTTATTGAGTGAAGCCGGTTGCCCCGGCGTTGCAGATCCCGGTGCTGAAATTGTAAAAATCGCCCACAATGAAGGTATTCAAGTAATCCCATTAGTGGGACCTTCTTCAATTTTATTAGCAATGATGGGTAGTGGAATGAACGGCCAGCGTTTTACCTTTAATGGCTACTTGCCCATAGATAAAAAAGAGAGAAAAAAGGAAATTAAAGATTTAGAAAGGCTTTCTTTAGAAAAACAGGAAGCCCAAATTTTTATTGAAACCCCCTACCGAAATAATAAGCTATTAGAAGACTTTCTTCAGCTTTTACATCCATCCACCAGGCTTTCTGTGGCTTGTGATTTAACTTTACCTACAGAATACATTGTAACTAAACCGGTTTCTGACTGGAGTAAAACAAAAACAGACCTCCATAAGAGGCCTGCTATATTTATATTTCAGAAAGAAATCTAA
- a CDS encoding low molecular weight protein-tyrosine-phosphatase, protein MKTKVLMVCLGNICRSPLAEGILKSKIDESKVFVDSAGTGDYHIDDSPDPRSIAVAKKNNLDITYQRGRQFQKEDFDKFDRIYVMDNQNFKDVIALARNDDDRAKVQLILDEIFPAENVDVPDPYFGGDQGFENVYQMLDEACEKIAQQLKEENKA, encoded by the coding sequence ATGAAGACTAAGGTATTGATGGTGTGCCTAGGCAACATTTGCAGATCACCGCTTGCCGAAGGTATTTTGAAATCTAAAATAGACGAATCTAAGGTTTTTGTGGATTCGGCTGGAACTGGAGATTACCATATAGATGATTCTCCCGATCCAAGATCTATTGCAGTGGCGAAAAAAAATAACCTGGATATTACTTACCAACGCGGAAGACAATTCCAGAAGGAAGATTTTGATAAATTCGATCGTATTTATGTGATGGATAATCAGAATTTTAAAGATGTGATCGCTCTTGCTAGAAATGACGACGATCGAGCTAAAGTACAATTGATTCTCGATGAAATTTTCCCTGCCGAAAACGTAGATGTTCCAGATCCATATTTTGGCGGCGATCAAGGGTTTGAAAATGTATACCAAATGCTGGATGAAGCCTGTGAGAAGATCGCCCAGCAGTTAAAAGAAGAAAATAAGGCCTAA
- the dnaA gene encoding chromosomal replication initiator protein DnaA has protein sequence MSKTAQSVWNSCLAFIKDNITPQAYKTWFEPIQAVKLTDCALSIQVPSKFFYEWLEEHYVKLLKVSLTKELGEKAKLVYVIKMENTYGNKMPFTEKIPSTQRSNMASQEVDVPIKNRNPELKNPFIIPGIRNVKIESQLNPSYNFENFLEGDSNRLARSAGLAVANKPGGTSFNPLLIFGGVGLGKTHLAHAIGVEIKDKYPEKTVLYISAEKFTQQYIESVKKNNRNDFIHFYQIIDVLIVDDIQLLSGKAGTQDVFFHIFNHLHQNGKQVILTSDKAPVDMQDIEQRLLSRFKWGLSAELQHPDFETRISIIKNKLYRDGVEMPEEIVEFLANNIKTNIRELEGAIISLIAHSSFNKKDITLELAKKIVDNYVKNTKREVSIDYIQKVVSDYFQMDVQTLQSKTRKRHIVQARQLAMFFAKKFTKASLASIGSQIGKRDHATVLHACKTVDNLATTDKQFKKFVEDLNKKLTI, from the coding sequence ATGTCAAAAACTGCGCAATCAGTTTGGAATAGCTGTCTGGCTTTTATCAAAGATAACATCACTCCACAGGCTTACAAAACGTGGTTTGAACCAATACAAGCAGTAAAACTTACGGATTGTGCACTGAGCATTCAGGTGCCTTCAAAGTTTTTTTACGAGTGGCTGGAAGAACATTACGTTAAACTTTTAAAAGTTTCATTAACCAAAGAATTAGGGGAAAAAGCCAAATTGGTCTATGTGATCAAAATGGAAAATACCTATGGTAATAAAATGCCATTTACCGAGAAAATTCCGAGTACCCAGCGTAGCAACATGGCTTCCCAGGAAGTAGATGTTCCCATAAAAAACAGAAACCCTGAATTAAAGAATCCTTTTATAATTCCTGGAATTAGAAATGTAAAGATCGAATCTCAGCTTAACCCTAGTTACAATTTTGAGAATTTCCTGGAAGGAGATTCCAACCGATTAGCAAGATCGGCAGGATTAGCTGTGGCCAATAAACCGGGAGGAACTTCTTTTAATCCACTGCTTATTTTTGGTGGGGTAGGTTTAGGAAAAACACACCTTGCTCATGCTATTGGCGTTGAAATAAAGGATAAATATCCAGAGAAAACTGTTTTATATATTTCTGCGGAAAAATTTACCCAGCAGTACATAGAATCAGTTAAGAAAAATAATAGAAACGATTTTATTCATTTCTATCAAATCATTGATGTTTTAATTGTTGATGATATCCAATTACTTTCCGGAAAAGCAGGAACTCAGGATGTTTTCTTCCATATTTTTAATCATTTACACCAAAACGGAAAACAGGTAATTCTAACCAGTGATAAGGCACCGGTAGATATGCAGGATATTGAACAACGCCTGCTTTCAAGATTTAAATGGGGACTTTCTGCAGAATTGCAACATCCAGATTTTGAAACCCGAATTTCTATTATTAAAAACAAACTTTATCGCGACGGTGTAGAAATGCCAGAAGAGATTGTGGAGTTTCTGGCTAATAATATTAAAACGAATATTCGTGAACTGGAAGGCGCTATTATTTCGCTGATCGCCCACTCTTCTTTCAACAAAAAAGACATCACTTTAGAACTTGCTAAAAAGATTGTAGACAACTACGTGAAAAATACCAAACGCGAAGTTTCTATAGATTATATTCAGAAGGTGGTAAGTGATTATTTCCAAATGGATGTACAAACTTTGCAGTCTAAAACACGTAAAAGACATATTGTACAAGCCAGGCAATTAGCTATGTTCTTCGCAAAGAAATTTACAAAAGCTTCTTTAGCGAGCATTGGTTCTCAAATAGGAAAACGCGACCACGCGACGGTTTTACATGCCTGCAAAACGGTTGATAATTTAGCTACCACCGATAAGCAATTCAAAAAATTTGTTGAAGACCTCAACAAGAAACTCACTATATAA
- a CDS encoding thioesterase family protein: MKSHESFVKVRYAETDQMGVVHHGNYAQYFEIARLDWLLALGISYKSMEENGVMLPVYELNTKFLKPAVFEDDLKIEVKLKELPSVKITFEYLIYNQNEELLTKAFTTLVFMDAKTKKPIRCPQYILDKLT; this comes from the coding sequence ATGAAAAGTCACGAATCTTTTGTTAAAGTCCGTTATGCGGAAACCGATCAAATGGGTGTTGTACACCACGGGAATTACGCACAATACTTCGAAATAGCCCGTCTTGACTGGCTTTTGGCACTTGGGATATCCTATAAATCTATGGAGGAAAACGGGGTTATGTTACCGGTTTATGAACTCAATACAAAGTTTTTAAAGCCAGCAGTTTTTGAAGACGACCTTAAGATTGAAGTAAAATTAAAAGAGCTTCCATCGGTAAAAATTACTTTTGAATATTTAATTTATAATCAAAACGAAGAATTACTTACAAAAGCATTTACAACCCTCGTTTTTATGGACGCTAAAACCAAAAAACCAATACGTTGCCCACAGTATATTTTAGATAAGTTGACGTAG
- a CDS encoding YigZ family protein yields MKDTYKTITKASPEVLFKDRNSKFFGYAFPVKTEEEANIHLQELKTKHHKARHWCYAWQFGKSETDIQYRANDDGEPSNSAGMPIYGQIQSFEVTNILIVVVRYFGGVKLGVGGLINAYKTAAQMALEEANIVKRTIDELFEISFDYPEMNIVMRLIKENNLNIIEQKLELDCKIYISVRKKDAETIFEKFDSTYKVGIKKLEE; encoded by the coding sequence ATGAAAGACACCTATAAAACCATAACCAAAGCTTCTCCTGAAGTCTTATTCAAAGACCGAAATTCAAAATTTTTCGGCTATGCATTTCCGGTTAAGACAGAAGAAGAAGCAAATATTCATTTACAAGAATTAAAAACGAAGCACCATAAAGCAAGACATTGGTGCTATGCCTGGCAATTTGGAAAATCTGAAACCGATATTCAATATCGCGCCAACGACGATGGCGAACCTTCCAACTCCGCCGGAATGCCAATCTATGGTCAAATTCAATCTTTTGAAGTCACCAATATTCTAATTGTGGTTGTGAGATATTTTGGCGGTGTAAAACTTGGTGTGGGCGGACTTATAAATGCCTACAAGACCGCAGCACAAATGGCTCTTGAAGAGGCCAATATCGTTAAGAGAACCATAGACGAGCTTTTCGAGATCAGTTTCGACTATCCTGAAATGAATATTGTGATGCGATTAATAAAGGAAAACAATCTTAATATTATTGAACAAAAATTGGAACTGGATTGTAAGATCTATATTTCGGTAAGGAAAAAAGATGCCGAAACTATTTTTGAAAAATTTGACTCAACGTATAAGGTGGGGATTAAAAAATTAGAGGAATAA
- a CDS encoding EamA family transporter, which produces MIYLLLSILSSTVIFIVFRLYKKYGVNTLQAIIVNYFIACIVGFFGYIESVDDIVRIPSEKWFLGTLILGALFITVFNLAAITTQRSGLSVVSVATKMSVAIPVFFGIFIYNESLGFLKVTGIILALAAVYLSSIKTKKGISIKKENLIFPLLVFVGSGIIDTTINYLENFYVSETDVGLFSSSIFGIAGIIGTAILIGQAVLGKLKITWKNIAGGIALGIPNYFSIYFLVMALRSPGFENSVIFTLNHVGIVLASTILGIVLFKEVLLKKNWIGIALAVISIILVASSQ; this is translated from the coding sequence TTGATTTACCTGCTACTTAGCATACTTTCTTCTACAGTTATTTTCATCGTATTTAGGCTCTATAAAAAATACGGGGTAAATACGCTGCAAGCCATTATCGTTAACTATTTTATCGCCTGTATCGTAGGCTTTTTTGGCTATATAGAAAGTGTTGATGATATTGTGAGAATCCCTTCAGAAAAATGGTTTTTAGGAACGCTGATCTTAGGAGCACTCTTTATTACGGTTTTTAATTTGGCAGCAATTACCACCCAACGCAGTGGACTTTCGGTGGTTTCAGTAGCTACCAAAATGTCGGTTGCGATTCCTGTTTTCTTCGGAATTTTTATTTATAATGAAAGTCTGGGTTTTTTAAAAGTCACCGGAATTATTCTAGCACTCGCGGCGGTTTATTTAAGTTCCATTAAAACGAAAAAAGGAATTAGCATAAAGAAAGAAAATCTAATATTTCCTTTACTGGTTTTCGTGGGCAGTGGGATTATCGACACCACGATAAACTACCTTGAAAATTTCTATGTTTCTGAAACCGATGTTGGCCTTTTCTCTTCCAGTATTTTTGGAATCGCCGGTATTATTGGAACAGCTATTTTAATTGGCCAGGCAGTTTTAGGCAAATTAAAGATCACCTGGAAAAACATAGCCGGAGGAATCGCACTGGGAATTCCCAATTATTTTTCGATCTATTTTTTAGTAATGGCACTGCGATCTCCGGGATTTGAAAATTCGGTGATCTTTACCTTAAACCACGTGGGAATTGTTTTAGCATCAACCATATTGGGAATCGTACTTTTTAAAGAGGTTCTCTTAAAGAAAAACTGGATTGGAATTGCACTAGCTGTGATAAGTATTATTTTGGTGGCGAGTAGCCAGTAG
- a CDS encoding HAD family phosphatase, translating to MIKTIIFDFGDVFINLDKPATMREMNKYEIEELSESLLNINQQYEKGLISSAEFVKSYQSEHSQLEPEHFKNSWNAILIDFPEYRYQFLKKISEEKNYQLILLSNTNEIHIDWVKENVSFFEDFKACFDAFYLSHEINFRKPDAEIYELVLKQHGLKPQECLFIDDTKENTEAAENLGFHTWNIEPTREDVIDLFTTKKELF from the coding sequence ATGATTAAAACCATAATTTTCGATTTTGGAGACGTATTCATCAACCTGGACAAACCGGCCACGATGCGCGAAATGAATAAATATGAAATCGAAGAACTTTCAGAAAGTTTATTGAATATCAACCAGCAATATGAAAAAGGGCTTATTTCATCGGCAGAATTTGTAAAATCTTATCAGAGCGAACATTCTCAGCTTGAACCAGAACATTTCAAAAATTCCTGGAACGCGATTTTAATAGATTTCCCTGAATATCGTTACCAGTTTTTAAAGAAAATTTCCGAAGAAAAAAATTATCAATTAATTCTTTTAAGCAACACCAACGAAATTCATATTGATTGGGTAAAAGAAAACGTATCGTTTTTTGAAGATTTTAAAGCTTGTTTTGATGCTTTTTATCTTTCACACGAGATCAATTTTAGAAAACCCGATGCTGAAATATATGAGCTCGTACTAAAACAACACGGCCTAAAACCGCAAGAATGTCTTTTTATAGACGACACCAAAGAAAATACGGAAGCAGCTGAAAATTTAGGTTTTCATACCTGGAATATTGAACCTACCCGTGAAGATGTCATTGATTTATTTACCACCAAAAAGGAATTATTTTGA